A single region of the Gephyromycinifex aptenodytis genome encodes:
- a CDS encoding TetR/AcrR family transcriptional regulator → MPTEADPSSRRRLLLAAVEAFGTRGYKGTTTRDIALAAGMSPAAIYVHHRSKEELLFVVCEAGHLELLAEVEQAISKATDPRERLTGVMRAFVVEHAINQATARVVNDEVGSLGPEHREHIIGLRRQLDEHVRRIVEDGVAAGMFDAPDPSMTTRALLSLGMDVARWFLPGGRWSVEQIADRYCEFALRMVGAEPPRSA, encoded by the coding sequence ATGCCCACTGAGGCTGATCCCAGCTCGCGACGCCGTCTGCTCCTGGCTGCTGTCGAAGCTTTCGGCACTCGCGGGTACAAAGGCACCACGACGCGTGACATTGCGCTGGCCGCCGGCATGAGCCCGGCGGCTATCTATGTCCACCACCGCTCGAAAGAGGAACTCCTCTTCGTCGTGTGCGAGGCGGGCCACCTGGAGCTGCTCGCCGAGGTCGAGCAGGCGATCAGCAAGGCAACCGATCCCCGCGAACGACTTACCGGAGTGATGCGCGCCTTCGTCGTCGAGCACGCGATCAACCAGGCGACCGCCCGGGTGGTCAACGACGAGGTCGGATCGTTGGGGCCTGAGCACCGGGAACACATCATCGGGTTACGCCGCCAACTCGACGAGCACGTACGGCGCATCGTCGAAGACGGGGTCGCCGCCGGCATGTTCGATGCCCCCGACCCCTCGATGACCACCCGGGCTCTGTTGTCGCTCGGCATGGATGTGGCTCGCTGGTTCCTGCCCGGCGGGCGGTGGAGCGTGGAGCAGATTGCTGATCGCTACTGCGAGTTCGCCCTGCGCATGGTGGGCGCTGAACCGCCGCGCAGCGCATAG